The proteins below are encoded in one region of Flavobacteriales bacterium:
- a CDS encoding DUF1573 domain-containing protein translates to MKNTFFALVALFATTTFAFAQEEAAGGAAFKFESETIDYGTIENGSDGNREFKFTNVGTEPLIISNAKGSCGCTTPDWPKEPIAPGKSAVIKVHYDTKRTGNFTKTVTLTSNASEATKVLTIKGSVNAPAAAPAEHKDGDGHDH, encoded by the coding sequence ATGAAAAACACATTCTTTGCCTTGGTTGCGCTATTCGCAACAACAACTTTCGCGTTTGCCCAAGAAGAAGCGGCAGGCGGTGCGGCTTTCAAATTTGAGAGCGAAACCATCGACTACGGGACCATCGAAAATGGTTCGGACGGTAACCGCGAGTTCAAATTCACCAATGTCGGTACAGAGCCATTGATCATTTCCAACGCGAAAGGATCTTGCGGATGTACAACTCCAGATTGGCCAAAAGAGCCGATCGCTCCTGGTAAATCAGCTGTGATCAAAGTTCATTACGATACCAAGCGTACTGGAAACTTCACAAAAACAGTTACACTTACTTCGAATGCAAGCGAAGCAACAAAGGTTCTCACCATCAAAGGAAGTGTGAATGCTCCCGCTGCTGCACCAGCAGAACATAAAGACGGAGACGGTCACGATCATTGA
- a CDS encoding DUF1573 domain-containing protein, which translates to MKRLIFILFVVVFHSSLQAQNVKWEGTTVNFGNVTDWNSPPATFRFKNTGSKKLMFLPQRHGREVLVSYPNKSFQPGEVGEITIRYYTSETGSFSFTVEVYSNASDRPEKLTLKGNIKSIYANALTACPSFQDPAPVKGSEPNVVQVVDAATERPIVNARVEIFDRGIRKNMNGTNLEGVSVSWIEPDKYTVVVSKDGYEKKEEDVTFTKRDRTHVVYLDRKQVEPELDEEEIMASMNDRWEEPEAVSESKPQVSEPEPIDLGVNLNEQIEEETPPKPEPTEEVDLGISTNDQWEDPTETTTEEVVPNTEEESGFDLGINTNDQFDEQPPEPEPVEEVRAAEERTPEQVEEMIEAAFADAEPITVSDQPTMRSEPEPEFSETKFKPNNVLLLLDVSGSMKDDNKMEKLKASIRRLVMMLREVDVLTLIAYNSTSWEVLPPTPVTDNSAIVSLVDSLEATGYTNGVKGMETAYESLEQQLIEGGNNQLIIATDGKFNSSKFSEKDAVQMVKDNSDKGIVLSIIGFGDDKEAARLMRKLANLGGGSFLQVDSDQDPTELLADEIKLRSVK; encoded by the coding sequence TTGAAAAGACTCATTTTCATACTGTTTGTGGTTGTCTTCCACAGCTCGCTTCAAGCACAGAATGTGAAGTGGGAGGGAACCACGGTCAACTTCGGCAATGTAACCGATTGGAACAGTCCTCCAGCCACATTCAGGTTCAAAAATACTGGAAGCAAGAAGTTGATGTTTCTGCCTCAACGGCATGGAAGGGAGGTGTTGGTGAGCTACCCGAACAAGAGTTTTCAACCTGGTGAAGTTGGAGAGATCACCATTCGATATTACACCTCGGAGACCGGGTCATTCTCATTTACGGTTGAGGTTTACTCGAACGCTTCGGATAGACCGGAGAAACTGACCTTGAAGGGAAACATCAAGAGCATTTATGCCAATGCGTTGACCGCTTGTCCTTCGTTTCAGGATCCTGCACCAGTGAAGGGTTCAGAACCGAATGTGGTTCAAGTGGTGGATGCGGCTACTGAACGCCCGATCGTGAATGCACGTGTAGAGATCTTTGATCGCGGCATACGCAAGAACATGAACGGGACCAACTTGGAGGGTGTTTCTGTGAGCTGGATAGAGCCTGATAAGTATACGGTTGTGGTGTCGAAGGACGGTTACGAGAAGAAGGAGGAAGACGTGACGTTCACCAAGCGCGACCGAACGCATGTGGTATACCTCGATCGGAAACAGGTCGAGCCTGAATTGGATGAGGAAGAAATAATGGCTTCCATGAATGACAGGTGGGAAGAGCCTGAAGCGGTTTCTGAGTCCAAACCACAAGTATCAGAACCAGAACCGATCGATCTGGGAGTGAATTTGAATGAGCAGATCGAGGAAGAAACGCCACCGAAACCTGAACCAACGGAAGAAGTTGATCTTGGCATTTCCACAAACGATCAATGGGAAGATCCTACAGAAACGACAACCGAAGAAGTTGTTCCAAATACCGAAGAGGAAAGCGGATTCGATCTTGGCATAAATACGAATGACCAGTTTGATGAGCAGCCGCCTGAACCTGAGCCCGTTGAAGAAGTTCGGGCAGCGGAGGAAAGAACACCTGAACAGGTTGAGGAAATGATCGAGGCGGCTTTTGCTGATGCTGAACCGATTACTGTAAGCGATCAGCCGACAATGCGAAGTGAGCCAGAACCGGAATTCTCCGAAACCAAGTTTAAACCAAATAATGTTCTATTGCTGCTGGATGTTTCTGGTTCGATGAAGGATGACAATAAGATGGAGAAGCTCAAAGCATCTATCCGAAGGTTGGTAATGATGCTTCGCGAAGTGGACGTTCTCACCCTCATTGCGTACAATTCCACATCTTGGGAAGTGCTGCCGCCAACACCAGTCACCGATAATTCGGCCATCGTTTCGCTTGTTGACAGCCTTGAAGCAACGGGCTACACAAACGGGGTGAAAGGTATGGAAACAGCCTACGAAAGTCTCGAACAGCAACTCATTGAAGGTGGAAATAACCAGCTGATCATTGCCACGGACGGCAAATTCAACTCATCTAAATTCTCAGAAAAGGATGCCGTTCAAATGGTGAAGGACAATTCAGATAAAGGTATTGTACTGTCGATCATCGGTTTTGGAGACGATAAGGAAGCTGCCCGATTGATGCGTAAACTCGCCAATCTCGGTGGTGGAAGTTTCCTTCAAGTGGATTCAGATCAAGATCCGACCGAACTCTTAGCGGATGAGATCAAACTCCGTTCGGTGAAATAA
- a CDS encoding gamma-glutamyl-gamma-aminobutyrate hydrolase family protein, whose amino-acid sequence MIKIGVSACFFHPDLDRTTFGPKTLSYIENDMAAYVARPNVLPILIPELPKAEKLAFVKEMDGLVLQGGSDLAPESYGEKPIGRWLGDRIRDEYELELMELFLKEGKPVLGICRGFQVMNAFYGGTLFQDIDTQRPESIKHRDAIEYDRVHHGVRFVEGSFMEKLYAGAENPMVNSVHHQAAKDIGKGLLPQAYCKEDGILEAFIHESAEPGKIMGVQWHPEFFHTLGDALIDPFKIIDTFLSFCPLNPPKGDKKG is encoded by the coding sequence ATGATCAAAATAGGTGTTTCCGCGTGCTTTTTTCATCCTGACCTTGACAGGACAACTTTCGGACCGAAAACCCTTTCATATATCGAAAACGATATGGCCGCTTACGTGGCCAGACCGAATGTTCTGCCCATCCTCATTCCTGAACTTCCAAAAGCTGAAAAGCTTGCTTTTGTGAAGGAAATGGACGGTCTTGTGCTGCAAGGTGGTTCTGATCTTGCGCCAGAATCGTATGGAGAAAAACCTATCGGAAGATGGCTCGGAGACCGCATCCGTGATGAGTACGAACTGGAACTGATGGAGCTTTTTCTGAAGGAAGGAAAGCCGGTTCTTGGCATCTGTAGAGGTTTTCAGGTAATGAATGCTTTTTACGGAGGAACACTCTTTCAGGACATTGACACTCAACGACCAGAAAGCATCAAGCATCGCGATGCGATCGAGTACGACCGCGTACATCATGGCGTCCGATTCGTGGAAGGCTCATTCATGGAAAAGCTTTACGCAGGTGCTGAAAATCCGATGGTGAATTCGGTTCATCATCAGGCCGCAAAAGACATTGGCAAAGGACTTCTGCCACAAGCTTACTGTAAGGAAGATGGAATCCTCGAAGCTTTCATCCACGAGAGTGCGGAACCGGGAAAGATCATGGGCGTTCAGTGGCACCCTGAGTTTTTCCACACGCTGGGCGATGCACTCATCGACCCATTTAAGATCATTGACACATTTCTATCATTCTGCCCCCTAAATCCCCCAAAGGGGGACAAAAAGGGTTGA
- a CDS encoding aldehyde dehydrogenase family protein has protein sequence MKIINPATEAVIKEVQEDSAASIQQKFEAAKTAQKAWAKVPLKNRIACLAKFNELMLANADKIAADLSAEVGKPVGQAKGEINGGIGRSKFFVENSEKYLAEEWMVSEGATREKIVYEPLGIIANISAWNYPILVGVNVFVPALIGGNAVLYKPSEFSTLTGLNMAEMLWQAGVPKDVFHVVVGGKDAGEALLNLPLNGYFFTGSYNTGRYIAERVASKLVPVGLELGGKDPMYVCDDVEVKSAAAAGVEGAFYNNGQSCCAVERIYVQENIYDDYVDAFIAEAKTMKLGEPGDEGTFIGPLTRPQQMAVLEDQVADAVSKGAKLLLGGKKADRNGYYFEPTVLTDVNHGMKVMMDESFGPIIGIQKVKDDAEAISLMLDTPYGLTSAVYTLDADRADAIMEEMNSGTVYWNCCDRVSPHVPWSGRGNSGLGSTLSHAGIRAFVQPKAYHLRG, from the coding sequence ATGAAAATTATCAATCCCGCTACGGAAGCGGTCATCAAGGAAGTGCAGGAAGACAGCGCAGCTTCCATTCAACAGAAATTTGAAGCTGCCAAAACGGCTCAGAAAGCATGGGCGAAAGTTCCCTTAAAAAACCGTATCGCTTGTTTGGCGAAGTTCAACGAGTTGATGTTGGCCAATGCCGATAAGATCGCTGCCGATCTTTCTGCTGAAGTTGGTAAGCCTGTAGGTCAGGCCAAAGGCGAGATCAATGGTGGCATTGGCAGAAGCAAGTTCTTCGTTGAGAACAGCGAGAAATATCTTGCCGAAGAATGGATGGTTTCGGAAGGCGCTACACGCGAAAAGATCGTTTACGAACCACTTGGCATCATCGCCAACATTTCTGCTTGGAACTACCCGATCCTTGTCGGAGTGAACGTATTCGTTCCAGCACTTATAGGTGGAAATGCGGTGCTTTATAAACCTTCAGAATTCAGTACGTTGACTGGGTTGAACATGGCAGAGATGCTTTGGCAGGCAGGTGTTCCGAAAGATGTGTTCCACGTGGTTGTTGGTGGAAAAGACGCTGGTGAAGCGTTGCTCAACCTTCCGTTGAACGGTTACTTCTTTACAGGTTCATACAATACTGGCAGATACATCGCAGAGCGTGTTGCCAGCAAATTGGTCCCCGTTGGTCTTGAACTTGGCGGAAAAGACCCGATGTATGTTTGTGACGATGTGGAGGTGAAATCGGCCGCAGCTGCTGGCGTGGAAGGTGCCTTCTACAATAACGGACAAAGCTGTTGTGCGGTTGAGCGTATCTACGTTCAGGAGAACATTTACGATGATTATGTTGACGCATTCATCGCGGAAGCTAAAACCATGAAATTGGGCGAACCTGGCGATGAAGGAACGTTCATCGGCCCACTGACGCGTCCTCAGCAAATGGCCGTGTTGGAAGATCAGGTTGCCGATGCTGTTTCTAAAGGTGCTAAGCTCCTGCTTGGAGGGAAAAAGGCTGATCGAAACGGTTACTACTTTGAGCCAACGGTCCTTACTGATGTCAACCATGGTATGAAAGTGATGATGGACGAGAGTTTCGGTCCTATTATCGGTATTCAGAAAGTAAAAGATGATGCTGAAGCAATTTCCTTAATGCTTGACACGCCTTATGGTCTTACATCAGCCGTTTACACGCTTGATGCTGACCGTGCTGATGCTATTATGGAAGAGATGAACTCAGGCACCGTTTACTGGAACTGCTGCGACCGCGTAAGTCCGCACGTTCCTTGGAGCGGCCGAGGTAACTCAGGGCTCGGCTCTACACTATCTCACGCTGGAATCAGAGCATTCGTTCAGCCGAAGGCTTATCACTTGAGAGGCTGA